A DNA window from Micromonospora inyonensis contains the following coding sequences:
- a CDS encoding ANTAR domain-containing response regulator — translation MAETQTDAARRRVLIAEDEALIRLDLAEMLVEEGYEVVGEAGDGETAVRLAEELKPDLVILDIKMPIMDGLAAAERIAGARIAPVIILTAFSQRDLVERARAAGAMAYLVKPFQKSDLVPAVEIALSRYSEIAALEAEVAGLTDRLEIRKTVERAKGALMTTYNMTEPQAFKWIQRTAMDHRMTMKEVAERILAETSGGEAAPTPS, via the coding sequence GTGGCCGAGACGCAGACGGATGCCGCGCGCAGGCGCGTGTTGATCGCCGAGGATGAGGCGCTGATCCGGCTCGACCTGGCCGAGATGCTCGTCGAGGAGGGCTACGAGGTGGTGGGGGAGGCCGGCGACGGCGAGACCGCCGTCCGGCTCGCCGAGGAACTCAAGCCCGACCTCGTCATCCTCGACATCAAGATGCCGATCATGGACGGCCTGGCGGCGGCCGAGCGGATCGCCGGGGCCCGGATCGCTCCGGTGATCATCTTGACCGCGTTCAGCCAGCGCGACCTGGTCGAGCGGGCGCGGGCGGCCGGTGCGATGGCGTACCTGGTGAAGCCCTTCCAGAAGAGCGACCTGGTGCCGGCGGTGGAGATCGCCCTCTCCCGCTACTCGGAGATCGCCGCGCTGGAGGCCGAGGTCGCCGGTCTGACCGACCGCCTGGAGATCCGCAAGACGGTGGAGCGTGCCAAGGGTGCGCTGATGACCACGTACAACATGACCGAGCCGCAGGCCTTCAAGTGGATCCAGCGGACGGCGATGGACCACCGGATGACCATGAAGGAGGTCGCCGAGCGGATCCTGGCGGAGACCTCGGGTGGTGAGGCGGCGCCGACGCCGTCGTGA
- a CDS encoding branched-chain amino acid ABC transporter substrate-binding protein has protein sequence MRQKLARVIGGVAMMALVAGGTACSSGSDDTASGGDACGNKIAFFGALTGSSAALGINENNGVKLAVEQYNKANPDCKVELVPLDSQGSPDQAPGLAQKAIDDTKLLGIVGPAYSGESEAAGPLFNEAGLVTITPSATRPSLADQKWKTFFRAVGNDFSQGPAAGNYIKNVMKADKVYVIDDQSAYGAGLADEVKKILGPVVVGSDKVQGEGKQTDFSAVVTKVKAAGVKAVFYGGYYQEAGLIRKQLTAAGVTAPLVAGDGVNDAAYITSAGQAAAEGTILTCPCQPATEARGTFKEEYKALTGVEPGTYSDTAYDAANILLAGIKAGKTTRPALLEFVKGYSGEGVAATYKFVEGGELDPAQVKVWAFKVTGGKVVPDQEIPKS, from the coding sequence TTGAGGCAGAAGCTCGCACGCGTGATCGGCGGCGTGGCCATGATGGCGCTCGTCGCGGGTGGCACCGCGTGCTCCAGCGGCAGCGACGACACCGCGTCCGGTGGGGACGCGTGCGGCAACAAGATCGCGTTCTTCGGCGCACTGACCGGTAGCTCCGCCGCTCTCGGTATCAACGAGAACAATGGCGTGAAGCTGGCGGTCGAGCAGTACAACAAGGCGAACCCCGACTGCAAGGTCGAGCTGGTTCCCCTCGACTCCCAGGGCAGCCCGGACCAGGCGCCCGGTCTGGCGCAGAAGGCCATCGACGACACGAAGCTCCTCGGCATCGTCGGCCCGGCCTACTCGGGTGAGTCCGAGGCCGCCGGCCCGCTGTTCAACGAGGCCGGCCTGGTCACCATCACCCCGTCCGCCACCCGGCCGAGCCTCGCCGACCAGAAGTGGAAGACCTTCTTCCGCGCGGTCGGCAACGACTTCAGCCAGGGCCCGGCGGCCGGCAACTACATCAAGAACGTGATGAAGGCCGACAAGGTCTACGTCATCGACGACCAGTCGGCGTACGGCGCGGGCCTGGCCGACGAGGTCAAGAAGATCCTCGGCCCGGTGGTCGTCGGCTCGGACAAGGTCCAGGGCGAGGGCAAGCAGACGGACTTCTCCGCGGTGGTCACCAAGGTCAAGGCCGCCGGCGTGAAGGCGGTCTTCTACGGTGGCTACTACCAGGAGGCCGGTCTGATCCGTAAGCAGCTCACCGCTGCCGGGGTCACCGCGCCGCTGGTCGCCGGCGACGGCGTGAACGACGCCGCCTACATCACCTCCGCCGGTCAGGCCGCCGCCGAGGGCACCATCCTCACCTGCCCGTGCCAGCCGGCCACCGAGGCGCGGGGCACCTTCAAGGAGGAGTACAAGGCGCTGACCGGTGTCGAGCCCGGCACCTACAGCGACACCGCGTACGACGCGGCGAACATCCTGCTCGCCGGGATCAAGGCGGGCAAGACGACCCGTCCGGCGCTGCTCGAGTTCGTGAAGGGCTACAGCGGCGAGGGTGTCGCGGCGACGTACAAGTTCGTCGAGGGTGGCGAGCTGGACCCGGCGCAGGTCAAGGTCTGGGCGTTCAAGGTCACGGGCGGCAAGGTCGTCCCGGACCAGGAGATCCCGAAGTCCTGA
- a CDS encoding branched-chain amino acid ABC transporter permease, producing the protein MDFDGLFSNFGELTTTGLTQGAIYALVALGYTLVYGVLRLINFAHSEVFIAGAFAALWTWGAFGLDQDSVVTGFGSIVFYLLVAMLAAAAASALTATVIERVAYRPLRQRNAPPLAFLITAIGASIAIAEAFGIYTRRLPQGIPTIVANDTVLSVAGVPITKVQILTIVAALAMMIALDFFINRSRIGRGIRAVAQDPNTAALMGVNKDRIILMVFIVGGAMAGVAGLLYDVRIGNLTYSVGFLLGLKAFTAAVLGGIGNLRGALVGGLLLGVVENYASGLFGSEWKDFAAFAVLVVLLMFRPTGLLGESLGRARA; encoded by the coding sequence TTGGACTTCGACGGCCTGTTCTCCAACTTCGGGGAACTCACGACGACCGGCCTGACGCAGGGCGCTATCTACGCCCTGGTCGCGCTGGGGTACACGCTGGTGTACGGCGTGCTGAGACTCATCAACTTCGCCCACTCCGAGGTGTTCATCGCGGGTGCCTTCGCGGCGCTGTGGACGTGGGGTGCGTTCGGCCTCGACCAGGACTCGGTGGTCACCGGGTTCGGCTCGATCGTGTTCTACCTGTTGGTGGCGATGCTCGCGGCTGCGGCGGCGTCCGCCCTGACCGCCACGGTGATCGAGCGGGTGGCCTACCGGCCGCTGCGTCAGCGTAACGCCCCGCCACTGGCCTTCCTCATCACCGCGATCGGCGCGTCGATCGCGATCGCCGAGGCGTTCGGCATCTACACCCGCCGGCTGCCGCAGGGCATCCCGACCATCGTCGCGAACGACACGGTCCTCTCCGTCGCGGGCGTGCCGATCACCAAGGTGCAGATCCTGACGATCGTCGCCGCGCTGGCCATGATGATCGCGCTCGACTTCTTCATCAACCGGAGCCGGATCGGCCGGGGCATCCGGGCGGTGGCCCAGGATCCGAACACCGCCGCCCTGATGGGCGTCAACAAGGACCGGATCATCCTGATGGTCTTCATCGTCGGCGGCGCGATGGCCGGTGTCGCCGGCCTGCTCTACGACGTGCGGATCGGCAACCTGACCTACAGTGTCGGCTTCCTCCTCGGGCTCAAGGCGTTCACCGCCGCCGTGCTGGGCGGGATCGGCAACCTGCGTGGCGCGCTCGTCGGTGGCCTGCTGCTGGGAGTGGTGGAGAACTACGCCTCGGGCCTGTTCGGCTCGGAGTGGAAGGACTTCGCGGCGTTCGCCGTCCTGGTGGTGCTGCTGATGTTCCGGCCGACCGGCCTGCTGGGTGAATCGCTGGGGAGGGCACGGGCATGA
- a CDS encoding branched-chain amino acid ABC transporter permease has protein sequence MTTVLERVRSGRQAAGERWRDMPRWVRWAVLAAVIVFFYALPNKEFYQYLGPIPTTGSNFTQVLFTVSIYVLLAVGLNIVVGFAGLLDLGYFGFFAVGAYTVAVLTSPTSDLKTLWPWLLAVPLAIALTMLSGVMLGTPTLRLRGDYLAIVTLGFAEMIRIAAVSSEFLKGQRGFNQIPHPPGKYADGKPFFGVLDARPYYWLVLTLIILVVIGVRNLERSRVGRAWVSIREDEDAAQLMGVPTFKFKLWAFAAGAAIAGLAGALFAGKQNFVNSQNFELLNSIIILAAVIFGGSGNIFGAIVGGGLVAYMIERFRGIELFGVELYEYRFLFFGLVLVIMMIFRPEGLIPNRRRAAEFKDRRKEVTVGE, from the coding sequence ATGACGACCGTACTGGAGCGGGTGCGCTCCGGCCGTCAGGCGGCCGGGGAACGTTGGCGGGACATGCCGCGCTGGGTGCGCTGGGCGGTCCTGGCCGCGGTGATCGTGTTCTTCTACGCGTTGCCGAACAAGGAGTTCTACCAGTACCTCGGGCCGATCCCGACCACGGGCTCGAACTTCACCCAGGTGCTCTTCACCGTCTCGATCTACGTGCTGCTGGCCGTCGGTCTGAACATCGTGGTCGGTTTCGCCGGCCTGCTGGACCTCGGTTACTTCGGCTTCTTCGCCGTGGGCGCGTACACGGTGGCGGTGCTGACCTCGCCGACCAGCGACCTGAAGACGCTCTGGCCGTGGCTGCTCGCCGTGCCGCTCGCGATCGCGTTGACCATGCTCTCCGGCGTGATGCTCGGCACCCCCACCCTGCGGCTGCGCGGTGACTACCTGGCGATCGTGACCCTCGGGTTCGCGGAGATGATCCGGATCGCCGCGGTCAGCTCGGAGTTCCTCAAGGGGCAGCGGGGCTTCAACCAGATCCCGCACCCGCCGGGCAAGTACGCCGACGGCAAGCCGTTCTTCGGCGTGCTGGACGCGCGACCGTACTACTGGCTGGTGCTGACCCTGATCATCCTGGTGGTCATCGGGGTGCGGAACCTGGAGCGCAGCCGGGTCGGCCGGGCCTGGGTGTCGATCCGGGAGGACGAGGACGCGGCCCAGCTGATGGGCGTGCCGACGTTCAAGTTCAAGCTGTGGGCGTTCGCCGCGGGCGCGGCCATCGCCGGTTTGGCCGGGGCGCTCTTCGCCGGTAAGCAGAACTTCGTCAACTCGCAGAACTTCGAGCTGCTCAACTCGATCATCATCCTGGCGGCGGTGATCTTCGGTGGCTCGGGGAACATCTTCGGGGCCATCGTCGGTGGCGGCCTGGTCGCGTACATGATCGAGCGGTTCCGGGGCATCGAGCTGTTCGGTGTCGAGCTGTACGAGTACCGGTTCCTCTTCTTCGGCCTGGTCCTCGTCATCATGATGATCTTCCGGCCGGAGGGTCTGATCCCGAACCGACGACGAGCGGCGGAGTTCAAGGACCGCCGCAAGGAGGTGACCGTCGGTGAGTGA
- a CDS encoding ABC transporter ATP-binding protein, translated as MKNREPLLEVDNVTLRFGGVVALDKVDFTLYKGEILGLIGPNGAGKTTCFNAMTGIYQPTEGQIRFRGEKISGKKRHQITQMGMARTFQNIRLFPEMTALENVQVGADAHHKTSVISALFRLPRHRREEREGREKAQRLLEFVGIPHRLHEYARNLSYGEQRRLEIARALATDPVLLCLDEPAAGFNPAEKEELLQLIRQIRDQGVTVLLIEHDMRLVMGVTDRIVVLEFGKKIAEGLPAEVRDNPKVIAAYLGVPDDAA; from the coding sequence ATGAAGAACCGCGAGCCGCTGCTGGAGGTCGACAACGTCACGCTCCGCTTCGGCGGCGTGGTGGCGCTGGACAAGGTCGACTTCACCCTCTACAAGGGTGAGATCCTCGGCCTGATCGGCCCCAACGGCGCGGGCAAGACCACCTGCTTCAACGCGATGACCGGCATCTACCAGCCCACCGAGGGGCAGATCCGGTTCCGGGGCGAGAAGATCAGTGGCAAGAAGCGGCACCAGATCACCCAGATGGGCATGGCGCGGACGTTCCAGAACATCCGCCTGTTCCCGGAGATGACCGCCCTGGAGAACGTGCAGGTCGGGGCGGACGCGCACCACAAGACCAGCGTGATCTCGGCGCTGTTCCGGCTGCCCCGGCACCGCCGGGAGGAGCGCGAGGGACGCGAGAAGGCCCAGCGGCTGCTGGAGTTCGTCGGCATCCCGCACCGGCTGCACGAGTACGCCCGCAACCTCTCCTACGGCGAGCAGCGGCGGTTGGAGATCGCCCGGGCGCTGGCCACCGACCCGGTGCTGCTCTGCCTGGACGAGCCCGCCGCCGGGTTCAACCCGGCGGAGAAGGAGGAGCTGCTCCAGCTCATCCGGCAGATCCGGGACCAGGGCGTGACCGTCCTGCTGATCGAGCACGACATGCGCCTGGTCATGGGGGTCACCGACCGGATCGTGGTGCTGGAGTTCGGGAAGAAGATCGCCGAGGGGCTCCCCGCCGAGGTGCGGGACAACCCGAAGGTGATCGCGGCGTACCTGGGGGTACCGGACGATGCTGCTTGA
- a CDS encoding ABC transporter ATP-binding protein, which translates to MLLEIEDMSLLYGRIKALHGISLTVDEGEVVALIGANGAGKTTTMRAISGIRPIASGSIRFNGEDISKLRADLRVRRGLCQAPEGRGIFPGMTVLENLDMGAYTRRDRAGIAQDLKRVLELFPRLAERRKQAGGTLSGGEQQMLAVGRALMSRPKLLLLDEPSMGLAPMLIQQIFSIITEINQQGTTILLVEQNAQQALARAHRAYVLETGRIVKSGTGAELLHDPAVKEAYLGVA; encoded by the coding sequence ATGCTGCTTGAGATCGAGGACATGAGCCTGCTCTACGGGCGGATCAAGGCGCTGCACGGCATCAGCCTGACCGTCGACGAGGGCGAGGTCGTCGCGTTGATCGGGGCCAACGGCGCCGGCAAGACGACCACCATGCGGGCCATCTCGGGCATCCGGCCGATCGCGTCCGGGAGCATCCGGTTCAACGGCGAGGACATCTCCAAGCTCCGTGCCGACCTGCGGGTGCGACGCGGCCTCTGCCAGGCGCCGGAGGGCCGGGGCATCTTTCCGGGCATGACGGTGCTGGAGAACCTGGACATGGGGGCGTACACCCGCCGGGACCGGGCCGGGATCGCGCAGGACCTGAAGCGGGTGCTGGAGTTGTTCCCGCGCCTGGCCGAGCGGCGCAAGCAGGCCGGCGGCACGCTCTCCGGCGGTGAGCAGCAGATGCTGGCCGTGGGGCGGGCGCTGATGAGCCGGCCGAAGCTGCTGCTGCTGGACGAGCCGTCGATGGGTCTGGCCCCGATGCTGATCCAGCAGATCTTCTCCATCATCACGGAGATCAACCAGCAGGGCACCACCATCCTGCTCGTGGAGCAGAACGCGCAGCAGGCCCTGGCCCGGGCGCACCGCGCGTACGTGCTGGAGACCGGCCGGATCGTCAAGAGCGGCACCGGCGCCGAACTCCTGCACGACCCGGCCGTCAAAGAGGCGTACCTCGGCGTGGCCTGA
- a CDS encoding ABC transporter substrate-binding protein — protein sequence MFRTNGGRRALLGATGAVLLALPLAACGEKEETGNEPGAGPSVTSSVDAALAGKVPDAIKADGVIKVGTDSTYAPAEYLDTDGKTVIGFDIDLFNAVAQKLGLKAEYESAPFDAILPAVSSGKYEIGVSSFTINAERVQSVHMVSYYSAGTQWLAKAGATIDIENACGKKVAVQTGAVQVDDLKARSKKCTDAGKPAITIDQYQGQSDATAAVVSGKNDAMLADSPAVAYAVKQSNGQLQLVGDIYESAPYGYAVNRQQQAFAEVLKEAVQAVIADGTYEAALKKWGVEGGGITTSALNPTS from the coding sequence ATGTTCAGGACCAACGGAGGCCGCCGCGCGCTGCTCGGCGCCACCGGCGCGGTGCTGCTCGCCCTTCCGCTCGCCGCCTGTGGCGAGAAGGAGGAGACGGGGAACGAGCCCGGTGCCGGCCCCTCGGTCACCTCGTCGGTCGACGCGGCCCTGGCCGGCAAGGTGCCGGACGCCATCAAGGCCGACGGCGTGATCAAGGTCGGCACCGACTCCACCTACGCCCCGGCGGAGTACCTCGACACCGACGGCAAGACGGTGATCGGCTTCGACATCGACCTGTTCAACGCGGTGGCCCAGAAGCTCGGCCTGAAGGCCGAGTACGAGTCCGCCCCGTTCGACGCGATCCTGCCCGCCGTCTCGTCGGGCAAGTACGAGATCGGTGTCTCGTCGTTCACCATCAACGCCGAGCGCGTGCAGAGCGTGCACATGGTCAGCTACTACTCGGCCGGCACCCAGTGGCTGGCCAAGGCCGGCGCCACGATCGACATCGAGAACGCCTGCGGCAAGAAGGTCGCCGTGCAGACCGGTGCGGTCCAGGTGGACGACCTCAAGGCCCGGTCGAAGAAGTGCACCGACGCCGGCAAGCCGGCGATCACCATCGACCAGTACCAGGGGCAGAGTGACGCGACCGCCGCCGTGGTCAGCGGCAAGAACGACGCGATGCTCGCCGACTCGCCCGCCGTGGCGTACGCGGTGAAGCAGAGCAACGGTCAGCTCCAGCTGGTCGGGGACATCTACGAGTCGGCCCCGTACGGCTACGCGGTCAACAGGCAGCAGCAGGCCTTCGCCGAGGTGCTGAAGGAGGCCGTGCAGGCGGTCATCGCCGACGGCACGTACGAGGCGGCCCTGAAGAAGTGGGGCGTCGAGGGCGGCGGCATCACCACCTCGGCACTGAACCCGACCAGCTGA
- a CDS encoding amino acid ABC transporter permease: MSVGTEPSERARPEPIRAVPVRRPGRWIAVFVIGVLVAMFVHLLVTNKAFNWSFMVDEMFRPPIIEGLRGTIALTVLAMLIGVGLGIVIAIMRLSENPILRGVSWVYTWFFRAVPRLVLAILFGNLGILWSRIEVGLPFDRQLGALFGVDDFEARLFGFSAVDILTGLVAGMLALGLSEAAYMAEIVRAGIQSVDEGQTEAAQALGLRRSQILRRIVLPQAMRVIIPPTGNETIAMLKDTSLVAFVPVSTELFFQLKGVGTRTFQVFPMYVAACLWYLLLTSVLLVGQYYLERHFSRGVGRSARAKTTLRGVTAETGGRTGEVVQGD, translated from the coding sequence ATGTCGGTCGGAACCGAACCATCCGAGCGGGCACGGCCGGAACCCATCCGCGCCGTGCCCGTGCGGCGTCCCGGACGATGGATCGCGGTCTTCGTCATCGGGGTGCTGGTCGCCATGTTCGTGCACCTGCTGGTGACGAACAAGGCGTTCAACTGGTCGTTCATGGTCGACGAGATGTTCCGTCCGCCGATCATCGAGGGGCTGCGGGGCACCATCGCGCTGACCGTGCTGGCGATGCTGATCGGCGTGGGGCTCGGCATCGTCATCGCGATCATGCGGCTCTCGGAGAACCCGATCCTGCGCGGGGTCTCCTGGGTCTACACCTGGTTCTTCCGGGCGGTGCCGCGCCTGGTGCTGGCGATCCTCTTCGGCAATTTGGGCATCCTCTGGTCGCGGATCGAGGTCGGGCTCCCCTTCGACCGGCAGCTCGGCGCGCTCTTCGGCGTGGACGACTTCGAGGCGCGGCTCTTCGGCTTTTCCGCCGTCGACATCCTCACCGGTCTCGTCGCCGGCATGTTGGCGCTCGGTCTCTCGGAGGCGGCGTACATGGCGGAGATCGTCCGGGCCGGCATCCAGTCCGTCGACGAGGGGCAGACCGAGGCCGCCCAGGCGCTCGGCCTGCGCCGCTCGCAGATCCTGCGCCGGATCGTGCTGCCCCAGGCGATGCGGGTGATCATCCCGCCGACCGGCAACGAGACCATCGCGATGCTCAAGGACACCTCGCTGGTGGCGTTCGTGCCGGTCTCCACCGAGCTGTTCTTCCAGCTCAAGGGCGTCGGCACCCGGACCTTCCAGGTCTTCCCGATGTACGTCGCGGCGTGCCTGTGGTATCTGCTGCTCACCAGCGTGCTGCTGGTCGGGCAGTACTACCTGGAACGGCACTTCTCCCGGGGCGTCGGCCGCAGCGCCCGGGCGAAGACCACGCTGCGCGGGGTGACCGCCGAGACCGGCGGCCGGACCGGGGAGGTGGTGCAGGGTGACTGA
- a CDS encoding amino acid ABC transporter ATP-binding protein codes for MVRAEQVHKSFGSIEVLKGIDLEVRSGEVCCLLGPSGSGKSTFLRCINHLEKINAGRIWVDGELIGYRERGGKLHEMREKEVAAQRRAIGMVFQRFNLFPHMTVLENVIEAPVQLGREKKAAARERAAALLDRVGLGDKLGNYPGQLSGGQQQRVAIARALAMRPKLMLFDEPTSALDPELVGEVLDVMKGLARDGMTMIVVTHEIGFAREVGDSLVFMDGGVVVESGPPREVLANPRHNRTRDFLARVL; via the coding sequence ATGGTCCGGGCCGAGCAGGTGCACAAGTCGTTCGGGTCGATCGAGGTGCTCAAGGGCATCGACCTGGAGGTGCGCTCGGGCGAGGTGTGCTGCCTGCTCGGGCCGTCCGGCTCCGGGAAGTCCACCTTCCTGCGCTGCATCAACCACCTGGAGAAGATCAACGCCGGCCGGATCTGGGTGGACGGCGAGCTGATCGGCTACCGGGAGCGGGGCGGCAAGCTGCACGAGATGCGGGAGAAGGAGGTCGCCGCCCAGCGCCGCGCCATCGGCATGGTCTTCCAGCGGTTCAACCTCTTCCCGCACATGACCGTCCTGGAGAACGTCATCGAGGCCCCGGTGCAGCTGGGCCGGGAGAAGAAGGCGGCGGCCCGGGAGCGCGCCGCCGCCCTGCTGGACCGGGTCGGCCTGGGCGACAAGCTCGGCAACTACCCGGGTCAGCTCTCCGGCGGCCAGCAGCAGCGGGTGGCGATCGCCCGGGCACTGGCCATGCGGCCGAAGCTGATGCTCTTCGACGAGCCGACCAGCGCGCTCGACCCGGAACTGGTCGGTGAGGTGCTGGACGTGATGAAGGGCCTCGCCCGCGACGGCATGACGATGATCGTGGTGACCCACGAGATCGGCTTCGCCCGCGAGGTCGGCGACTCGCTGGTCTTCATGGACGGCGGCGTGGTGGTCGAGTCCGGTCCACCCCGGGAGGTGCTGGCCAACCCCCGGCACAACCGCACGCGGGACTTCCTGGCCCGGGTGCTGTGA
- the polA gene encoding DNA polymerase I produces the protein MTATTPRLLLVDGHSLAYRAFFALPVENFSTTTGQPTNAVYGFTSMLINVLRDEQPTHIVVTFDVSRRSFRTEKYAEYKAGRSETPADFAGQVSLVKEVLAALRVPVVEKEGYEADDVIATLACQARDQGMSVLISTGDRDAFQLVDDHITVLYPRKGVSDLARMDADAVEAKYGVRPERYRDLAALVGETSDNLPGVPGVGPKTAAKWINLYGGVEGVVAHADQIKGKAGDNLRERLADVLRNYDLNCLVADLDLPLRPEDARWTGWDREAVHQVFDTLQFRILRDRLYQYLEAVEPEAEAGFELTGELLTGPGALAGWLGNHASADVPVGMAVKLDTGPNRRHTASVVGLALATGAGAAAWCDPARLTPADESALAAWLGDAARPKVLHDSKPAVLAFAAHGWELAGIHRDTQIAAYLARPDQRSYDLTDLALRYLHRELRVDAPENGQLTLDGFGDDGAAEQNLMLQARATLDLADAIDAELSRDGEQSARLMAGVELPLMRVLAAMERIGIAADTDYLHELEAHFAGEVKGAAQAAYAEIGREFNLGSPKQLQEILFGELGLPKTKKIKTGYTTDADALQWLFAQTQHPVLAHLLRHRDVAKLKSTVDGLLKSVSDDDRIHTTFNQTVAATGRLSSTEPNLQNIPIRTEEGRRIRRAFVVGEGYDCLLTADYSQIEMRIMAHLSADDALIDAFNSGADFHAATASSVFGVPVGEVTADQRRKIKAMNYGLAYGLSAFGLAQQLGITAEEARGLMENYFAGFGGVRDYLRTVVDKARQDGYTSTVLGRRRYLPDLVSDNRQRREMAERMALNAPIQGSAADIIKLAMLHVDTALRDAGLRSRMLLQVHDELVFEVAPGEREALEALVRREMGGAYPLSVPLEVSVGDGRDWNSAGH, from the coding sequence GTGACAGCTACGACCCCGCGCCTGCTCCTCGTCGACGGCCACTCCCTGGCCTACCGGGCCTTCTTCGCCCTGCCGGTAGAGAACTTCTCCACCACGACCGGGCAGCCGACAAACGCGGTCTACGGCTTCACCTCGATGCTGATCAACGTGCTCCGCGACGAGCAGCCCACCCACATCGTGGTCACCTTCGACGTCTCCCGTCGTTCCTTCCGCACCGAGAAGTACGCCGAGTACAAGGCCGGTCGCAGCGAGACCCCGGCCGACTTCGCCGGCCAGGTCAGCCTGGTCAAGGAGGTCCTCGCCGCGCTGCGCGTCCCGGTGGTGGAGAAGGAGGGGTACGAGGCCGACGACGTCATCGCCACCCTCGCCTGTCAGGCCCGGGACCAGGGCATGTCGGTGCTGATCTCCACCGGCGACCGGGACGCCTTCCAACTCGTCGACGACCACATCACCGTGCTCTATCCCCGCAAGGGCGTCTCCGACCTGGCCCGGATGGACGCCGACGCGGTCGAGGCGAAGTACGGCGTCCGCCCCGAGCGCTACCGCGACCTCGCCGCGCTGGTCGGCGAGACCAGCGACAACCTCCCCGGCGTCCCCGGCGTCGGCCCGAAGACCGCCGCCAAGTGGATCAACCTGTACGGCGGGGTGGAGGGGGTCGTCGCGCACGCCGACCAGATCAAGGGCAAGGCCGGCGACAACCTGCGGGAGCGGCTCGCCGACGTGCTCCGCAACTACGACCTCAACTGCCTGGTCGCCGACCTCGACCTGCCGCTGCGCCCCGAGGACGCCCGCTGGACCGGCTGGGACCGGGAGGCCGTGCACCAGGTCTTCGACACGCTCCAGTTCCGCATCCTGCGCGACCGGCTCTACCAGTACCTGGAAGCGGTCGAGCCGGAGGCCGAGGCCGGCTTCGAGCTGACCGGCGAGCTGCTCACCGGGCCGGGTGCCCTGGCCGGGTGGCTGGGCAACCACGCGTCGGCCGACGTCCCGGTCGGGATGGCGGTCAAGCTCGACACCGGCCCGAACCGCCGGCACACCGCCTCGGTCGTCGGCCTGGCCCTGGCCACCGGGGCGGGCGCGGCGGCCTGGTGCGACCCGGCCCGCCTGACGCCGGCCGACGAGTCGGCGCTGGCCGCCTGGCTCGGTGACGCCGCCCGGCCCAAGGTGCTGCACGACAGCAAGCCGGCGGTGCTGGCCTTCGCGGCGCACGGCTGGGAACTCGCCGGCATCCACCGGGACACCCAGATCGCCGCCTACCTGGCCCGTCCCGACCAGCGCTCGTACGACCTCACCGACCTGGCGCTGCGTTACCTGCACCGGGAGCTGCGGGTGGACGCCCCGGAGAACGGCCAGCTCACCCTGGACGGCTTCGGTGACGACGGGGCCGCCGAGCAGAACCTCATGCTCCAGGCGCGGGCCACCCTGGACCTGGCCGACGCGATCGACGCCGAGCTGTCCCGCGACGGCGAGCAGTCCGCCCGGTTGATGGCCGGGGTGGAGCTGCCGCTGATGCGGGTGCTGGCCGCGATGGAGCGGATCGGCATCGCCGCCGACACCGACTACCTGCACGAGCTGGAGGCGCACTTCGCCGGTGAGGTGAAGGGGGCCGCGCAGGCCGCGTACGCCGAGATCGGGCGGGAGTTCAACCTCGGCTCGCCGAAGCAGCTCCAGGAGATCCTCTTCGGCGAGCTGGGCCTGCCCAAGACGAAGAAGATCAAGACCGGGTACACCACCGACGCGGACGCCCTCCAGTGGCTCTTCGCGCAGACCCAGCACCCGGTCCTGGCGCACCTGCTGCGGCACCGGGACGTCGCCAAGCTGAAGTCGACCGTCGACGGCCTGCTCAAGTCGGTCTCCGACGACGACCGGATCCACACCACCTTCAACCAGACGGTGGCCGCGACCGGCCGGCTCTCCTCCACCGAGCCGAACCTCCAGAACATCCCCATCCGCACCGAGGAGGGGCGGCGGATCCGCCGGGCGTTCGTGGTCGGCGAGGGGTACGACTGCCTGCTCACCGCCGACTACAGCCAGATCGAGATGCGGATCATGGCGCACCTCTCCGCCGACGACGCCTTGATCGACGCGTTCAACTCCGGGGCCGACTTCCACGCGGCCACCGCCTCGTCGGTGTTCGGCGTACCGGTCGGGGAGGTCACCGCCGACCAGCGGCGCAAGATCAAGGCGATGAACTACGGCCTGGCGTACGGGCTCAGCGCGTTCGGTCTCGCCCAGCAGCTCGGGATCACCGCCGAGGAGGCCCGGGGCCTGATGGAGAACTACTTCGCCGGGTTCGGTGGCGTCCGCGACTACCTGCGCACCGTGGTCGACAAGGCCCGCCAGGACGGCTACACCTCCACCGTGCTGGGCCGTCGCCGGTACCTGCCCGACCTGGTCAGCGACAACCGGCAGCGCCGGGAAATGGCCGAGCGGATGGCGCTCAACGCCCCGATCCAGGGGTCCGCGGCCGACATCATCAAGCTCGCCATGCTGCACGTCGACACGGCGCTGCGGGACGCCGGGCTGCGCTCGCGGATGCTGTTGCAGGTGCACGACGAACTGGTCTTCGAGGTGGCACCCGGCGAGCGGGAGGCGCTGGAGGCGCTGGTGCGGCGGGAGATGGGCGGGGCTTACCCGCTCTCGGTGCCGCTGGAGGTGTCGGTGGGCGACGGCCGGGACTGGAACAGCGCCGGCCACTGA